A section of the Roseivirga sp. BDSF3-8 genome encodes:
- a CDS encoding tetratricopeptide repeat protein: MRKLCTSLLTICLSAILYTAGAQDMHEGFAMLEKGDFKKAEAFFGKFLSQHPGNKTATICYGRATGLNGNTEKALDLFEGLLEENPEDMEVLLNQAEAHLWNKDGKKALAAYGHILEKEPGAFAGYLGMANSHSMLQDYARAYHFINLALAASPGNGQAAISKKFIILGFADQLAAQKQETDSALVLLQENLHADPADQQTLQLKATVHLIAGEFEEAERTYASLENKEAALKGRSVALHLLEEDAAALDLATELKGSACTEDTGSCLQAQLHYVTALLWNNKLSEAGEYADSLYRQYPEEDEILVTKAQVATYFGDFKKANGLFEAYLEGDPASFAGNLGNADALHALGMDQQAYAYGFKTLQYYPGQKDAGAFIEKLNEVHSPKAEGWYENGQSSDGSYNHRARLSGQFSLNGLTHVRMHYMHNEYLSENNRGGVNGQGVFGEVRRQFDKGIQLRAKVGYYVLQPDSSVAEDEHDSGYGHSLADISLHWQLSKVQNLTVGYYSEVQDFNQALVAQDLKAHHVVVKNAMFWKIPRLGWYSEAYTSRFTDGNKRFLAFTSVYRNLTKKPLVKAGLNYLFMSFAETKPENYYSPKSYHQPELFAGLTHSGDKFKLQVDAAGGLQFSDGIEQPTWRIKASASHTFGNLEAELTAGHSSISAVSVAGFSYSHIGVRLAYRLSPKPFFFDKL, translated from the coding sequence ATGAGAAAGCTTTGTACATCACTACTTACTATCTGCCTGAGCGCGATCCTGTACACTGCAGGAGCGCAGGATATGCATGAGGGTTTTGCCATGCTGGAGAAGGGGGACTTTAAAAAGGCCGAGGCATTCTTCGGTAAGTTCCTGAGCCAACACCCTGGAAATAAAACGGCTACGATATGCTACGGGAGGGCTACTGGCCTGAATGGCAATACTGAAAAGGCACTTGACTTGTTTGAGGGTCTGCTTGAGGAAAATCCTGAGGACATGGAAGTACTGTTGAACCAGGCGGAAGCACACTTATGGAACAAAGACGGTAAAAAGGCACTGGCTGCTTATGGTCATATACTGGAGAAAGAACCGGGGGCTTTTGCGGGCTATCTGGGCATGGCGAACAGTCATTCTATGCTGCAGGATTATGCAAGGGCTTATCATTTCATAAACCTGGCGCTGGCTGCTTCGCCGGGTAACGGACAGGCGGCTATTTCTAAGAAATTCATCATCCTGGGATTTGCGGATCAGTTGGCTGCACAGAAGCAGGAGACTGACAGTGCTCTTGTGCTGCTCCAGGAAAATCTGCATGCTGACCCGGCTGACCAGCAGACTTTGCAACTAAAGGCTACTGTACATCTTATCGCGGGAGAATTTGAGGAGGCTGAGAGGACATATGCTTCTTTGGAAAATAAGGAGGCTGCACTGAAAGGTCGCTCGGTGGCTCTGCACCTCCTGGAGGAAGATGCTGCCGCTCTGGATCTGGCGACGGAACTTAAAGGCTCTGCATGCACAGAGGATACGGGGAGCTGTCTGCAGGCTCAATTACATTATGTAACGGCTCTACTGTGGAATAACAAGCTGTCTGAAGCGGGCGAATATGCGGACTCTCTCTACAGACAATATCCTGAAGAGGATGAGATATTGGTGACTAAAGCACAGGTAGCGACTTACTTCGGTGATTTTAAGAAGGCGAATGGGCTGTTTGAGGCTTATCTGGAGGGTGACCCGGCTTCTTTTGCGGGTAACCTGGGTAATGCGGATGCGCTCCATGCGCTGGGTATGGACCAGCAGGCTTATGCTTATGGATTTAAAACGCTGCAGTACTATCCGGGCCAGAAAGATGCGGGTGCTTTTATCGAAAAGCTCAATGAGGTGCACAGCCCTAAGGCAGAAGGGTGGTATGAAAACGGTCAGTCGAGTGACGGCAGTTATAACCACCGCGCCAGGCTAAGCGGGCAGTTCAGCCTGAACGGGCTTACTCATGTGCGAATGCATTATATGCATAATGAATACTTGTCTGAGAATAACAGGGGCGGTGTAAACGGGCAGGGTGTCTTTGGGGAGGTGCGCAGACAATTTGATAAGGGCATACAACTGAGAGCTAAGGTCGGCTATTATGTCCTGCAACCGGATAGCAGCGTTGCTGAAGATGAACACGATTCTGGTTACGGACATAGCCTGGCTGACATTTCGCTGCACTGGCAGCTAAGTAAGGTACAGAACCTTACGGTGGGCTACTACTCGGAGGTGCAAGACTTTAACCAGGCACTGGTGGCTCAGGATCTTAAGGCGCATCACGTGGTGGTAAAGAATGCTATGTTCTGGAAAATACCCCGCCTGGGCTGGTATAGCGAAGCGTACACCAGCCGCTTTACGGATGGCAATAAACGCTTTCTCGCCTTTACTTCTGTATACCGAAACCTGACGAAAAAACCTTTGGTAAAGGCTGGGCTGAATTATCTGTTCATGTCTTTTGCTGAAACCAAACCCGAAAACTACTATAGTCCTAAAAGCTATCATCAACCGGAGCTTTTTGCAGGTCTTACGCATAGTGGTGACAAGTTTAAGCTACAGGTAGATGCGGCGGGTGGCCTGCAGTTCAGTGATGGTATTGAGCAACCTACCTGGCGTATAAAAGCGTCTGCTTCTCATACTTTCGGTAACCTGGAGGCGGAGTTGACGGCGGGACACAGCAGCATTTCGGCTGTATCGGTGGCTGGATTTTCTTATAGCCACATAGGCGTAAGACTGGCCTACAGGCTCAGCCCCAAGCCCTTTTTCTTCGATAAACTGTAA
- a CDS encoding DUF4114 domain-containing protein, protein MKKFIYTLIFSMLSIAGYAQYQYMGTFDANGVPDYLDGRDQISDKLLADISASLPESYPVPEYNPHYISSGYDTDIKLQETADIWVTFVKEGAGYKNVLGYYTYDLSAPYTTSPAQEDITIIFPNVSEGGSGGGLFVGDRVKLGRFPANTGIGWVLIADGWKGAETGVTDGNWVLFSNPDFNPESNESDRFHNVLLHDAQENVIVLGFEDIRRDLASCDQDFNDALFYVTASTETAIVTSNLTQITDSKSEVSSGNNGGLESNGGLASAIAKRNFTRKKEQSEKNERKVQARFIKGLNNRMEGDTRLSDYLPAEGLYDNEVAYMSSPEDLVQLTNATDVFAIDYYADESRVSAALALETDGEVYNHTKAICDRLNGGVLSDIRYASLNGVKVIYAHIVNGDGNREYACWFSIRQNGGANEVYSLWELDRYPAGDYHNFQIWASSPGRVFRIAGYILAKAGAEARLHQPQGQHVLPAVFVQKGGYEGGRLTLSMNNSSGADRIHFRARLRRTELGAEEQVSYIIPLSGQAVETVEVDLGYLFDVGFEISTDGGQTSDHMYLADGAWGVDYNSGWSTVHSFDIRPVSSEPMGGEYMIERGFELRGRSTDVINVFRNLKAGHSVVNIEDYRSLRFDIRASHPVQVSLVSPDLKDWQSRFVKTVEASANRVTVVLDLASFQQADGGSDGLPKVLQSMVFSHVHSEGQSEEVEMEVSGIAFSSEPARAGGLEDGIWSDEPGIYPNPAADRVTIQLPGERTGEGTITILDMGGNVVKEFEYGRDMEDEVSLDLELPAAVYMIRVSEVMNVWLKRLVVR, encoded by the coding sequence ATGAAGAAATTTATCTACACCCTCATTTTCAGTATGCTGAGTATAGCAGGGTATGCACAATACCAATACATGGGCACTTTTGATGCCAATGGTGTGCCTGATTATCTCGACGGACGAGATCAGATTTCCGACAAATTGCTGGCTGATATAAGTGCCTCGCTTCCGGAATCGTACCCCGTACCTGAATACAATCCGCATTACATTTCCTCAGGATATGATACTGATATAAAGCTGCAGGAAACAGCTGATATATGGGTCACTTTTGTGAAAGAGGGTGCAGGCTATAAAAATGTATTGGGCTACTACACGTATGATCTGTCTGCACCTTACACAACGTCGCCCGCTCAGGAAGATATCACGATTATCTTCCCGAATGTGTCGGAAGGAGGTAGCGGAGGCGGACTGTTTGTAGGCGACAGGGTGAAACTCGGCAGATTCCCTGCTAATACCGGGATAGGATGGGTGCTTATTGCGGATGGCTGGAAAGGGGCGGAGACGGGGGTTACGGATGGGAACTGGGTGCTTTTCTCAAATCCTGATTTCAACCCGGAAAGTAATGAGAGCGACCGTTTTCATAATGTCTTGCTTCATGATGCGCAGGAGAATGTTATTGTGTTAGGTTTTGAAGATATTCGAAGAGATCTGGCGAGTTGCGACCAGGACTTTAATGATGCTCTTTTTTATGTCACTGCTTCGACTGAAACAGCGATTGTGACAAGTAACCTGACTCAGATAACTGATAGCAAGAGTGAGGTATCTTCAGGAAATAACGGGGGGCTGGAGAGTAACGGGGGGCTAGCTTCTGCTATTGCCAAAAGGAATTTTACCCGTAAAAAAGAGCAAAGCGAGAAGAATGAACGGAAGGTTCAGGCTAGATTCATCAAGGGGCTTAACAACCGTATGGAGGGTGATACGCGTCTTTCTGATTATCTGCCTGCAGAGGGTCTTTATGATAATGAAGTAGCCTACATGTCCAGTCCCGAAGACCTGGTACAGCTTACGAATGCGACTGATGTATTCGCTATTGATTACTATGCGGATGAAAGCAGGGTATCCGCTGCACTGGCGCTGGAAACGGATGGAGAGGTGTATAACCACACAAAGGCTATCTGCGACAGGCTGAATGGCGGGGTGCTCTCTGATATCCGCTATGCCTCTCTTAACGGGGTAAAGGTGATTTACGCCCATATCGTGAACGGGGATGGTAATAGGGAGTACGCCTGCTGGTTTTCGATCAGGCAAAACGGAGGAGCTAATGAGGTGTACAGTCTGTGGGAACTGGACCGCTACCCGGCGGGGGATTATCATAACTTTCAGATTTGGGCTTCCTCACCAGGCCGGGTATTCAGGATAGCGGGATACATTCTCGCTAAAGCGGGTGCAGAGGCAAGGTTACATCAGCCTCAAGGGCAGCATGTGCTACCGGCAGTATTTGTACAAAAAGGGGGCTATGAGGGTGGCAGACTTACCTTATCGATGAATAACAGCAGTGGTGCGGATCGTATACACTTCCGTGCGAGGCTTAGAAGAACGGAGCTGGGTGCTGAGGAGCAGGTTTCATATATCATTCCTCTTTCCGGCCAGGCTGTGGAAACTGTAGAGGTGGACCTGGGGTATCTCTTTGACGTAGGATTCGAGATTAGCACTGATGGCGGTCAAACGAGTGACCATATGTACCTGGCGGATGGGGCCTGGGGTGTAGATTATAACTCAGGGTGGAGCACTGTCCATTCGTTTGATATACGCCCTGTATCATCAGAGCCGATGGGGGGAGAGTATATGATAGAGCGAGGCTTCGAACTGAGGGGTAGAAGTACGGATGTGATCAATGTGTTCCGTAATCTGAAGGCGGGGCACAGTGTGGTTAATATTGAAGATTACCGAAGTCTGCGTTTTGATATTCGTGCTTCTCATCCGGTACAGGTGAGCCTGGTGTCGCCGGATCTGAAGGACTGGCAGAGTCGTTTTGTAAAGACGGTTGAAGCCTCTGCAAACAGGGTGACGGTGGTACTGGATCTGGCGTCTTTTCAGCAGGCAGATGGTGGTTCTGACGGGTTGCCCAAGGTTCTTCAGAGTATGGTGTTTTCTCACGTGCATAGTGAGGGGCAGTCTGAAGAGGTTGAAATGGAGGTGTCAGGGATCGCTTTCAGTAGTGAGCCTGCCCGTGCAGGGGGGCTTGAGGATGGTATTTGGTCAGATGAGCCGGGGATATATCCTAACCCTGCAGCTGACAGGGTCACTATACAACTGCCTGGGGAGCGTACCGGAGAGGGGACCATCACTATCTTAGATATGGGGGGTAACGTAGTAAAAGAGTTTGAATACGGAAGAGATATGGAGGATGAGGTCTCGCTGGATCTGGAGCTGCCAGCGGCAGTCTATATGATAAGAGTAAGTGAAGTGATGAATGTTTGGTTGAAAAGGCTTGTGGTAAGGTGA
- a CDS encoding LytR/AlgR family response regulator transcription factor, translating into MNGYNILIIEDDSNIAASLSEMLEILNHNVAGVADSYEVAIKELETKDIQLALVDIQLRGDKSGIEVAEQLKNNYKIPFIFTTAFADKETIEKAAVHSPYGYIVKPYSMKEINAGIEIAVQNHANLKNLKAEDEGVFNQSSLFIKSNSRLVRVAMDDILYVEAKGDYAVFKTEQKGYVVHTTFKNVEEKLDPQKFVKVHRSYIVNIDKVVDIEENNLLIKEQVIPISRGQKPNLLKRLNTI; encoded by the coding sequence ATGAACGGATACAATATACTAATCATAGAAGACGACTCTAATATTGCAGCTTCACTCTCCGAAATGCTTGAAATACTGAACCATAATGTGGCAGGGGTGGCCGATAGTTATGAAGTCGCCATAAAGGAACTGGAAACTAAAGATATTCAACTTGCCCTTGTCGACATACAGCTAAGAGGAGATAAATCAGGAATAGAGGTAGCCGAACAATTAAAAAATAATTATAAAATACCCTTTATTTTCACCACCGCCTTTGCCGATAAGGAAACAATAGAAAAAGCCGCTGTACACAGCCCATACGGCTATATTGTGAAACCATACAGCATGAAGGAAATCAATGCAGGGATCGAGATCGCTGTCCAGAACCATGCAAATCTGAAAAACCTTAAGGCAGAGGATGAAGGAGTATTCAACCAATCCAGCCTGTTCATAAAAAGCAACTCCCGACTGGTACGTGTAGCCATGGATGATATACTCTATGTAGAGGCAAAAGGAGATTATGCCGTTTTTAAAACCGAGCAAAAAGGATACGTGGTACACACCACCTTTAAAAACGTAGAGGAGAAACTGGATCCCCAAAAGTTTGTGAAAGTGCACCGTTCCTACATAGTGAATATAGATAAGGTAGTAGACATAGAAGAAAACAACCTCCTCATAAAAGAGCAGGTCATTCCCATAAGCCGCGGACAAAAGCCTAACCTGCTTAAGCGGCTAAACACCATATAA
- a CDS encoding FIST signal transduction protein, with amino-acid sequence MLITNPAKERIIDSLSPDCLNVLLVAEECNLSINDLIEIANEKGLAIAGGLFPAVLYDTAYYKDAVIIRQLPNALGTALAQDISTHTEFHLPDKPEGARSAFVFVDGLSSGIPSVLNGIYQKYWDTLTFTGGGSGSLTLEQKPCIFTNEGFYQDAALLIFIQNSISPGVKHGWKKIAGPFQVNASQGNVLAELNWKPAFEIYRQEVQKHSTESFSGDNFFNIAKGFPFGVYREGMEDVVRDPIMTKKDGSLVCVGEVPRYSMVNLLMGEPTVLIESARQAAAEACADVEPVDIFVTDCISRVLFLEDGFKGEIGAIRKVIKDKNPELNLKGILSLGEISSFGDGYLEFFNKTVVVSAFH; translated from the coding sequence ATGCTAATAACCAACCCGGCAAAAGAAAGAATAATAGACAGTCTGTCCCCGGACTGCCTCAATGTGCTACTGGTGGCCGAAGAGTGCAACCTTAGCATAAATGACCTCATCGAAATAGCTAATGAGAAAGGCCTGGCAATAGCCGGAGGCCTGTTTCCCGCCGTTCTGTATGATACAGCCTACTACAAGGATGCCGTCATTATACGTCAGCTGCCGAATGCACTGGGTACCGCCCTGGCACAGGATATCAGCACCCATACCGAATTCCACCTCCCCGATAAACCCGAAGGTGCCAGGTCCGCCTTCGTATTTGTCGACGGACTCTCCTCCGGTATTCCCTCTGTTCTAAACGGCATCTACCAAAAGTATTGGGATACCTTGACCTTTACCGGAGGAGGTAGCGGATCTCTCACACTGGAACAAAAACCTTGTATATTCACCAATGAGGGCTTTTACCAGGATGCCGCACTTCTTATTTTCATTCAAAACAGCATAAGTCCGGGCGTAAAACATGGATGGAAAAAAATAGCAGGCCCATTCCAGGTAAACGCTTCTCAGGGTAATGTATTAGCTGAACTAAACTGGAAACCCGCGTTTGAAATATACCGGCAAGAGGTACAAAAGCATAGTACAGAATCATTTAGCGGGGACAATTTCTTTAACATAGCCAAAGGCTTCCCATTCGGAGTATACCGTGAAGGAATGGAAGATGTCGTGCGTGACCCGATTATGACCAAAAAGGACGGTAGCCTCGTTTGTGTGGGAGAAGTACCCAGATACTCTATGGTAAACCTGCTCATGGGTGAGCCCACCGTTTTAATAGAAAGTGCCAGGCAGGCAGCAGCAGAAGCCTGCGCAGACGTCGAGCCGGTGGATATATTTGTTACAGACTGCATAAGCAGAGTATTGTTTCTGGAAGATGGCTTTAAAGGTGAAATCGGAGCCATCAGAAAGGTTATTAAAGATAAAAACCCTGAGTTAAATTTGAAAGGAATTTTGTCATTAGGAGAAATTTCTTCCTTTGGGGATGGATATTTAGAATTTTTTAACAAAACTGTAGTCGTATCAGCTTTTCATTGA
- a CDS encoding PAS domain S-box protein: protein MNDAYQQMSLLYELSLSITKSDDPATTAGNFIRKLLSRKNLNYGAIWLLENQEEKYLTFRQLYSMPHFDHESRIRAGVYKEYFGHNRYGTGTYSLFESNERRGYYAYIKLGELGLIELYSRSHPDKLKPEVVYPMADVADQLALSIKSSLRYRRLQEEIAEREKAEQLLKAQEEKYHRIIENIRLGLIEVDNDNIILHANQSFLDLLGWSLPEILGKNAKELFLDDKAQKKMERQTQRRLEGKSGSYEIALTDKNGNEKWVVISGAPNYNKEGQRIGSIGIHLDISHQKRLAEEFAFKEAQLENFFGESLDALITIDKHGNILQWNPQAEKTFGFDREEVIGKALHETIIPHNYRSAHQKGMKNFFDTGEGPVLNNRIEITALDKSGREFPIELTVFHIKHAEEHFFTAFLRDISELKESRENMVKALEKQKELNTLKSQFISMTSHELRTPLTTIRTDVELVNYQLENMPELDRKRLRNNLSRIDTSADRLHQLINNILLIGQMDTHKVPFAPVDTDIEELLKKKILTQHPTIKYQVEGDPYRLDIDHKLFTHIMENLVQNAYKYSADRQEPELTLQFGEAGVKLMVKDHGIGIPERDQKRLFETFYRASNVGNVQGSGLGLAIVKEFVKLHGGFITFSSKESIGTIFTVHFPIKPVK, encoded by the coding sequence ATGAATGATGCCTACCAGCAAATGTCCCTGCTCTATGAGCTTAGTTTAAGTATTACCAAAAGCGACGACCCTGCCACCACGGCAGGTAACTTCATTCGTAAGTTACTAAGCCGGAAGAACCTGAACTACGGAGCGATATGGCTCTTGGAAAACCAGGAGGAAAAATACCTGACTTTCAGGCAACTGTATAGCATGCCTCACTTTGATCATGAATCGCGAATAAGGGCCGGTGTCTATAAAGAATATTTTGGCCATAACCGTTACGGTACAGGCACCTACTCCCTTTTCGAATCAAACGAGCGGCGTGGCTATTACGCCTATATAAAATTAGGTGAGCTGGGGCTTATAGAACTTTACAGCCGTAGCCATCCTGATAAGCTGAAACCGGAAGTGGTCTACCCTATGGCAGATGTAGCAGATCAACTCGCCTTGTCTATAAAAAGCAGCCTGAGATACCGCAGACTGCAGGAAGAAATAGCAGAAAGAGAGAAAGCAGAGCAGCTACTAAAGGCACAGGAAGAAAAATACCATCGTATTATAGAAAATATTCGCCTCGGCCTGATCGAGGTGGATAACGACAACATCATCCTGCATGCAAACCAGTCCTTCCTGGATCTCCTAGGCTGGTCACTACCCGAGATTCTAGGTAAAAATGCAAAGGAGCTGTTTCTGGATGATAAAGCACAAAAAAAGATGGAAAGACAGACCCAAAGACGGCTGGAGGGGAAGTCCGGATCTTACGAAATTGCACTTACCGATAAAAACGGAAACGAAAAGTGGGTCGTCATCAGCGGGGCCCCTAACTATAATAAAGAAGGCCAGCGCATAGGCTCCATAGGCATTCACCTGGATATTTCACACCAGAAGAGGCTGGCAGAGGAATTTGCTTTTAAGGAAGCCCAGTTAGAAAACTTCTTCGGTGAATCGCTCGATGCCTTAATCACTATTGACAAACACGGCAACATCCTCCAATGGAACCCGCAGGCCGAAAAGACCTTTGGTTTTGACAGAGAGGAAGTAATAGGAAAAGCCCTGCATGAAACCATTATCCCTCATAATTACAGGTCCGCGCATCAGAAAGGCATGAAAAACTTCTTTGATACAGGAGAAGGACCAGTGCTTAACAACCGTATCGAAATTACAGCACTCGATAAATCAGGGCGGGAATTCCCTATAGAACTTACCGTTTTCCATATCAAGCATGCCGAAGAACACTTTTTCACAGCCTTTTTGCGCGACATATCCGAACTGAAGGAGTCCAGAGAAAATATGGTGAAGGCCCTCGAAAAACAAAAAGAGCTCAATACACTCAAAAGCCAGTTTATAAGCATGACTAGCCATGAGCTCCGTACACCTCTCACCACTATTCGCACCGATGTCGAACTGGTAAATTACCAGCTTGAAAATATGCCTGAGCTCGACCGGAAGCGGCTCAGGAACAACCTATCACGCATAGATACGAGCGCCGACAGACTCCATCAACTCATTAATAACATCCTGCTCATTGGGCAGATGGATACACACAAAGTACCCTTTGCGCCGGTAGATACAGATATAGAAGAACTGCTAAAAAAGAAAATCCTCACACAACACCCCACCATCAAATACCAGGTAGAAGGCGACCCCTATAGACTCGATATAGATCACAAGCTGTTTACCCATATCATGGAAAATCTGGTCCAGAACGCCTATAAGTACTCTGCAGACCGGCAAGAGCCGGAGCTCACCCTTCAGTTTGGGGAGGCAGGCGTTAAACTAATGGTAAAGGACCATGGCATAGGCATTCCGGAGAGAGACCAGAAGCGCCTCTTCGAGACATTTTACCGTGCCTCCAATGTGGGTAACGTTCAAGGCTCCGGACTCGGTCTCGCTATAGTGAAAGAATTTGTAAAACTACACGGAGGATTTATTACCTTTAGTAGTAAAGAGAGCATTGGGACTATTTTCACTGTACATTTTCCAATTAAACCAGTTAAATAA